From Pseudomonas sp. CCI4.2, one genomic window encodes:
- the fdhF gene encoding formate dehydrogenase subunit alpha codes for MITLFDPKTDIALGTLDLGTPARDSQVQITLNIDGRSISVPEGTSVMRAAALMGTTIPKLCATDSLEAFGSCRMCLVEIDGMRGYPASCTTPVSEGMSVHTQTPKLATLRRNVMELYISDHPLDCLTCSANGNCELQTVAGQVGLREVRYGYEGDNHLDDQKDTSNPYFDYDPSKCIVCNRCVRACEETQGTFALTITGRGFESRIAAAGGENFLDSECVSCGACVQACPTATLMEKSVVELGQPERSVITTCAYCGVGCSFRAEMKGDTLVRMVPDKNGHANHGHSCVKGRFAWGYATHPDRITKPMIRKHINDPWQEVSWDEAVTYAAGEFRRLQQTYGRDSIGGITSSRCTNEETYLVQKLVRTAFGNNNVDTCARVCHSPTGYGLKQTLGESAGTQSFDSVMQADVILVMGANPSDAHPVFASQLKRRLREGARLIVIDPRRIDLVDSVHARADLHLALRPGTNVAMLNALAHVIVTEGLLDHAFIEARCEGSDFARWSEFVSRAENSPDILGAICGVAAADIRAAARLYAGAGNAAIYYGLGITEHSQGSTAVMGIANLAMVTGNIGREGVGVNPLRGQNNVQGACDMGSFPHELPGYRHISNDGVRAQFEQAWNVTLQPDPGLRIPNMFEAALGGSFKGLYCQGEDIAQSDPNTQHVTAALSAMECVVVQDIFLNETAKFAHVFLPGSSFLEKDGTFTNAERRISRVRKVMEPLGGKADWEGTVALANALGYPMSYKHPSEIMDEIASLTPTFTNVSYAELDRHGSLQWPCNAAAPDGTPTMHIDEFVRGKGRFMLTDYVPTEEKVNGRYPLLLTTGRILSQYNVGAQTRRTDNVAWHAEDRLEIHPTDAESRGINEGDWVGIGSRAGQTVLRARVTERVAPGVVYTTFHFPESGANVITTDNSDWATNCPEYKVTAVEVSRVYHPSEWQKRYQEFSDKQQSLLNERRQARTAVTPPGVRR; via the coding sequence ATGATCACCCTCTTTGACCCGAAAACAGATATCGCCCTAGGCACTCTTGACCTTGGAACCCCGGCCCGCGACAGCCAGGTGCAGATCACCCTGAACATCGACGGCCGCAGCATCAGCGTGCCCGAAGGCACTTCGGTGATGCGCGCCGCCGCACTAATGGGCACCACGATTCCCAAACTCTGTGCCACCGACAGCCTGGAGGCGTTCGGCTCGTGCCGTATGTGTTTGGTGGAGATCGACGGCATGCGCGGTTACCCGGCGTCCTGCACCACGCCGGTCAGCGAAGGCATGAGCGTGCACACTCAGACGCCGAAGCTCGCGACCCTGCGCCGTAACGTCATGGAGCTGTATATCTCTGATCACCCGCTGGACTGCCTGACCTGCTCGGCCAACGGCAACTGTGAGTTGCAAACCGTCGCCGGACAGGTTGGCCTCAGGGAGGTGCGCTACGGCTATGAAGGCGACAACCACCTGGACGACCAGAAGGACACTTCCAACCCCTATTTCGACTATGACCCGAGCAAGTGCATTGTCTGCAACCGCTGCGTGCGCGCGTGCGAAGAAACCCAAGGCACGTTTGCCCTGACTATTACCGGGCGCGGTTTTGAATCGCGGATCGCGGCGGCCGGTGGCGAGAACTTCCTCGATTCGGAATGCGTGTCCTGCGGTGCCTGTGTGCAGGCCTGCCCCACCGCGACCCTCATGGAAAAAAGCGTGGTTGAGCTGGGTCAACCGGAACGCAGCGTCATCACCACCTGCGCCTACTGCGGCGTGGGCTGCTCGTTCCGTGCCGAGATGAAAGGCGACACGTTGGTGCGCATGGTTCCAGACAAAAACGGCCACGCTAACCACGGCCACTCCTGTGTCAAAGGGCGCTTTGCCTGGGGCTACGCGACCCACCCGGATCGCATTACCAAGCCGATGATCCGCAAGCACATCAACGACCCTTGGCAGGAAGTCAGCTGGGATGAAGCGGTGACCTACGCCGCTGGCGAATTCCGTCGACTGCAGCAAACCTACGGTCGCGACTCCATTGGTGGCATCACCTCCAGCCGCTGCACCAACGAAGAAACCTATCTTGTGCAAAAACTGGTGCGCACCGCTTTCGGCAACAACAATGTCGACACCTGCGCGCGGGTCTGCCACTCGCCTACCGGCTACGGCCTGAAACAAACCCTTGGCGAATCCGCCGGCACCCAGAGTTTCGACTCGGTGATGCAGGCCGACGTGATCCTGGTGATGGGCGCTAACCCCAGCGACGCCCACCCGGTGTTCGCCTCACAGCTCAAACGCCGCCTGCGCGAAGGCGCGCGGCTGATCGTCATCGACCCACGTCGCATTGATCTAGTGGACTCGGTGCATGCCCGCGCCGACCTGCACTTGGCGCTGCGTCCGGGCACCAACGTCGCCATGCTCAACGCCTTGGCCCACGTCATCGTCACCGAAGGCCTGCTCGACCACGCTTTTATCGAGGCCCGTTGCGAGGGCAGCGATTTCGCCCGCTGGAGCGAATTCGTCAGCCGCGCGGAAAACTCGCCGGACATCCTCGGCGCCATCTGCGGTGTAGCGGCTGCCGACATCCGCGCCGCTGCTCGTCTGTATGCTGGCGCCGGTAACGCAGCGATCTACTACGGCCTTGGGATTACCGAGCACAGCCAAGGCAGCACCGCCGTCATGGGCATTGCCAACTTGGCGATGGTCACCGGCAACATCGGCCGTGAAGGCGTGGGGGTGAATCCGCTACGTGGGCAGAACAACGTTCAGGGCGCCTGCGACATGGGCTCCTTCCCCCACGAGCTGCCTGGCTATCGGCACATCTCCAACGACGGGGTGCGGGCGCAGTTCGAACAGGCCTGGAACGTCACCCTGCAACCCGATCCGGGCCTGCGCATTCCCAACATGTTCGAGGCAGCCCTGGGCGGCAGTTTTAAGGGCCTGTATTGCCAAGGTGAAGACATCGCCCAGAGCGACCCCAATACCCAGCACGTGACAGCGGCCTTGTCGGCCATGGAATGCGTGGTGGTGCAGGACATTTTCCTCAACGAAACCGCCAAGTTCGCCCATGTGTTTCTGCCGGGCAGCTCGTTCCTGGAAAAAGACGGCACCTTCACCAACGCCGAGCGGCGCATCTCCCGGGTGCGCAAGGTGATGGAGCCTCTGGGCGGCAAGGCCGACTGGGAGGGCACAGTGGCTTTGGCCAACGCGCTGGGTTATCCAATGAGCTATAAGCATCCTTCCGAAATCATGGATGAAATCGCCAGCCTGACGCCGACCTTCACCAACGTCAGCTATGCCGAATTGGACCGCCACGGCAGCCTGCAATGGCCGTGCAATGCGGCGGCACCCGATGGCACGCCGACCATGCACATCGACGAGTTCGTGCGCGGCAAAGGACGGTTCATGCTTACCGACTACGTGCCCACTGAGGAAAAGGTCAACGGTCGCTATCCCCTTTTGCTGACCACTGGACGCATCCTCAGCCAGTACAACGTCGGCGCTCAGACCCGGCGAACCGACAACGTCGCCTGGCACGCCGAAGACCGCCTGGAAATTCACCCGACCGACGCTGAGAGCCGTGGCATCAACGAAGGTGACTGGGTCGGCATCGGCAGTCGCGCCGGGCAAACCGTACTGCGTGCACGGGTCACCGAGCGGGTGGCGCCGGGGGTGGTGTACACCACGTTCCACTTCCCTGAATCGGGAGCCAACGTGATCACCACCGACAACTCCGACTGGGCCACCAACTGTCCGGAGTACAAGGTCACCGCCGTGGAAGTCAGCCGCGTTTACCACCCTTCCGAGTGGCAAAAGCGCTATCAGGAGTTCAGCGACAAACAACAAAGCCTGCTCAATGAGCGCCGCCAAGCTCGTACCGCCGTTACACCTCCCGGAGTACGCCGATGA